TATGTCTAAAcaggatgacgatgatgatgcCGAAAAGAGCGAGGAAGAATGCGTGACAGAAAGCAACAGcgaagcagaggaggaggaggatgacgagaacaagaaagaaaataaagattatgaagaggaagaggaggaagaagaagaagaggaggaggagagtgaggaaGAGGAAGCTGAAACAGAGGATgcagaggatgaggaggagccAGAAGAGGAAAGGCCTGAAGCAGCGCCCCCAAAGGATCCTGGTCCTCCATCACCGCTGTCAGTCGTCATCTCCTCCCCTAGCCTCCTGAGACCCCCAAGGGTGGAGCCTATGAGACTAACCCCGCCCCCACCTCCGCTTGACCCCAACGCCGACGGCAACCCAACAGTTGTCGACGAGGCCCTGGAAAGAGTCCTTAATAACGACCCTGAGCTCAAAGAGGTCAACCTCAACAACATCGAGGACATCTCACAGGACACTCTAATCAAGTTCGCTGAGGCACTGCGCTCCAACACACACGTGCGTGTCTTTAGCCTGGCCAACACGCATGCTGACGACCCCGTGGCGCTGGCCATTGCCAAGACGCTGTGCGAAAACACCTCCATTGTCAGCCTGAACATCGAGTCCAACTATGTGACAGGGAAAGGGGTTCTGGCCATGGTCCAGGCTCTGCCTAGCAATAGCACCCTGACTGAGCTACGCTTCCATAACCAGAGACACatgtgtggaggacaggtcagTCAGTCTGGACTTGGTATTAGATCTTGATATAGCTGCTCAACACACATTTGCAGGCAATAGTAAAAGCACAAACTcacgatccctctctctctctctctctctctctctctctctctctctctctctctctctgtcaggtggagatggagatggtGAAGGTTCTGAGGGAGAACCACGCCCTGATCAAGCTGGGTTACCAGTTCCACCTGCCAGGCCCCCGGATGAGCATGACAGGCATCCTGACCCGTAACATGGACCGTCAGAGACAGAAACGCCTGCAGGAACAGAGACAGAACCAGCAGGCGGGGCCAGAGGGGGCCGTTAACCCCCGTACCACTGCTCTGTTGAAGGCCACTCCGGGTTCTTCGCCCTACGGTTCACCGCGGGTGTCTCCTTGGCAATCCCCCAAACTCCTCAAGAAACAGACCCCTCCTGCTCCCCCGCCgcctcccccacctcctcccccaccccctccacTGCCCTGCCAGCCCCCGG
This DNA window, taken from Salvelinus namaycush isolate Seneca chromosome 38, SaNama_1.0, whole genome shotgun sequence, encodes the following:
- the LOC120032279 gene encoding leiomodin-2-like; protein product: MNGFGYRRELSKYEDVDEDELLASLSPEELAELEMELADIDPDANVPIGLRQRDQTEKTPTGTFSRDSLLKYWEKETKRILEDERGEASSPKQDDDDDAEKSEEECVTESNSEAEEEEDDENKKENKDYEEEEEEEEEEEEESEEEEAETEDAEDEEEPEEERPEAAPPKDPGPPSPLSVVISSPSLLRPPRVEPMRLTPPPPPLDPNADGNPTVVDEALERVLNNDPELKEVNLNNIEDISQDTLIKFAEALRSNTHVRVFSLANTHADDPVALAIAKTLCENTSIVSLNIESNYVTGKGVLAMVQALPSNSTLTELRFHNQRHMCGGQVEMEMVKVLRENHALIKLGYQFHLPGPRMSMTGILTRNMDRQRQKRLQEQRQNQQAGPEGAVNPRTTALLKATPGSSPYGSPRVSPWQSPKLLKKQTPPAPPPPPPPPPPPPPLPCQPPAEKKKPTRKIAEVIRLHEEVVKKQGKGKGKKGKKGLKETNSILKELKNALRPVAENREQEYSRPPTPLRSSHDQLMDSIRSASVRSLRKVEIPQRKFVFVPDEETS